In Salmo trutta chromosome 24, fSalTru1.1, whole genome shotgun sequence, the DNA window CCTTATTCATTATCAGCCCGCCTTATTCATTATCAGCCCGCCTTATTCATTATCAGCCCGCCTTATTCATTATCAGCCCGCCTACATAATGTGTCAGTTGTGGAAGGTCTTAACCACCACATATGTGtatgtgagatatatatatatatatatatatatatatatatatatatatatatatacacatacatacatacatacatacatacatacatacatacatacatacatacatacatacatacatacatacatacatatatatatacactgctcaaaaaaataaagggaacacttaaacaacacaatgtaactccaagtcaatcacacttctgtgaaatcaaactgtccacttaggaagcaacaccgattgacaataaatgtcacatgctgttgtgcaaatggaatagacaacaggtgtaaattataggcaattagcaagacacccccaataaaggagtggttctgcagggggggaccacagaccacttctcagttcctatgcttcctggctgatgttttggtcacttttgaatgctggcggtgctttcactctagtggtagcatgagacggagtctacaacccacacaagtggctcaggtagtgcagctcatccaggatggcacatcaatgcgagctgtggaaagaaggtttgctgtgtctgtcagcgtagtgtccagagcatggaagcgctaccaggagacaggccagtacatcaggagacgtggaggaggccgtaggagggcaacaacccagcagcaggacagctacctccgcctttgtgcaaggaggagcaggagaagcactgccagagccctgcaaaatgacctccagcaggacacaaatgtgcatgtgtctgctcaaacggtcaggaacagactccatgagggtggtatgagggcccgacgtccacaggtgggggttgtgcttacagcccaacaccgtgcaggacgtttggcatttgccagagaacaagattggcaaattcgccactgggcaccctgtgctcttcacagatgaaagcaggttcacactgagcacgtgacagacgtgacagagtctggagacgccgtggagaacgttctgctgcctgcaacatcctccagcatgactggtttggcggtgtgtcagtcatggtgtggggtggcatttctttgggggccgcacagccctccatgtgcttgctagaggtagcctgactgccattaggtaccgagatgagatcctcagaccccttgtgagaccatatgctggtgcggttggccctgggttcctcctaatgcaagacaatgctagacctcatgtggctggagtgtgtcagcagttcctgcaagaggaaggcattgatgctatggactggcccgcccgttccccagacctgaatccaattgagcacatctggggcatcatgtctctctccatccaccaacgccacgttgcaccactgACTGTCCAGGAGCTGGCAGATGCtctagtccaggtctgggaggagatccctcaggacaccatccgccacctcatcaggagcatgcccaggcgttgtagggaggtcatacaggcacgtggaggccacacacactactgagcctcattttgacttgttttaaggacattacatcaaagttggatcagcctgtagtgtggttttccactttaattttgagtgtgactccaaatccagacctccatgggttgataaattggatttccattgattattttagtgtgattttgttgtcagcacattcaattatgtaaagaaaaaagtatttaataagattatttctttcattcagatctaggatgtgttgtttaagtgttccctttattttttttagcagtatatatatatatatatatatatatatatatatatatatatatatatatatatatatatatatatacacacatatacacacacatacatacatacacacacacacacatatataaacacataCATATTAAAACAAAGCACACAAAGTTTGTTTTTAAGTGTGCGTGTACAGTACGTCTGTGTCCTACTGCAGCGAGTCGCTGTTGTCCAGGCCCAGCCCAGCCATGTCATCATCATCGTCGTCCTCGTCCCCGCTGTCTCCTGATTCGTCCTCGCTGTGCCCGCCCATCATCACCTGCTGCACGGCCAGCGTGGCGCCGTCTGATGTCAGGCTCCGGAGACCCTCCACGCTCATCATCACCGTGGTTCCTGGTGAACAGACGACCCAGGAGAGGACACGTCAGTGACATCACACATAGCTCTCATGTTTTTCTCTAGTGTCTTATTTCCACACAAAGTGAGTCCCATTGTGAAATAAGTCGCTTTAACAAGGGAGCCTTGAATTTGCCTTGTGACTGAATTCTCCTTGTGGCTATCATTTCCATTACAGTAAGCGCTTGCGCCTAGTTACCTTAAAAACAAGTATAGCCAACAGCTCCAGCAACTCTTGACACATAGCAGTGCTTATCCAATGAGCAGTGTAGCAAGTCAGTACTTACTCGACCTGGCCAtcttggaaggatattgacctcatcccgtcagtagaggatgcctggttattctttaaaagtgctttcttcACCATCTTAAGTAAGCATGcaccattcaaaaaaatgtagaaccaggaacagatatagcccttggttctctccagacctgactgcccttgaccagcacaaaaacttcctgtggcgttctgcattagcatcaaacagcccccgcgatatgcaacttttcagggaagttaggaacaaatatacacaggcagttaggaaagctaaggctagccttttcaagcagaaatttgcatcctgaagCACAAaatccaaaaagttctgggacactaaagtccatggagaataacagcacctcctcccagctacccactgcactgaagctaggaaacactgtcaccaccgataaatccactataattgagaatttcaataagcatttttctacggctggccatgctttccacctggctacccctaccccgatcaacagccctccaccccccacaccaactcgcccaagcctcccccatttctccttcacccaaatccagatagctgatattTTGAAagtgctgcaaaatctggacccctacaaatcagccgggttaGACAATCTTGACCCTCTTTTTCTAAAaatatctgctgaaattgttgcaacccctattactagcctgttcaacctctctttcatatcgtctgagattcccatagattggaaagcttccacggtcatctccctcttcaaacggggagacactctagacccaaactgctacagacctatatctatcctacactGCCTTTCTaagatcttcgaaagccaagttaacaaacagattaccgaccatttcgaatcccaccgtaccttctccgctatgcaatctggtttcagaactggtcatgggtgcacctcagccacgctcaaggtcctaaacgatatgataaccgccatcgataagagacattagtgtgcagccgtattcatcgacctggctaaggctttcgacttgtcaatcacaacattcaaacattcaaatgattgcctcgcctggttcaccaactacttctctgatagagttcagtgagtcaaatcggagggcctgttgtccggacctctgacagtctatgggtgtgccacagggttcaatttcgggctgactcttttctctgtatacatcaatgatgtcgctcttgctgctggtgattctctgatccacctctacgcagacgacaccattctgtatacctctggaccttctttggacactgttaactaacctccagatgagcttcaatgccatacaactctccttccgtggcctccaactgctcttaaatgcaagtaaaactaaatgcatgctcttcaaccgatcgctgcctgcacctgcccgcccgtccagcatcactactctggatggttctaacttagaatatgtggacaactacaaatacctagatgtctggttagactgtgaacTTTCCTTcctgactcacattaagcatctccaatccaaaattaaatctagaatcggcttcctatttcgcaacaaagcctccttcactcacgctgccaaacataccctcatagaactgactatcctaccgatcctcgacatcggcgatgtcatttacaaaagagcctccaacactctactcaacaaattggatgtagtctatcacagtgccatccgttttgtcaccaaagccccatatactacccaccactgcgacctgtacactcttgttggctggtcctcgcttcatactcgtcgccaaacccactggctccaggtcatctacaagaccctgctaggtaaagtcccaccttatctcagctcactggtcaccatagcagcacccacccgtagcacgcgctccagcaggtatatctcactggtcacccccaaagccaattcttcctttggccgcctttccttccagttctctgctgccaatgactggaacaaactgcaaaaattactgaagctggagactcttatctccctcactagctttaagcaccagctgtcagagcagctcacagatcactgcacctgtacatagcccatctgtaaatagcccatccaagtacctcatccccatactgtatttatttatttatcttgctcctttgcaccccagtatctctacttgcacattcatcttctgcacattctaccattccagtgtttaatttctatattgtaattacttcgccaccatggcctatttattgccttatctcccttatcctacctcatttgcacatgctgtatatagactttttctactgtattattgattgtatgtttgtttattccatgtgtaactctgtgttgttgtatgtgtcgaactgctttgctttatcttggccaggttgcagttgcaaatgagaacttattctcaactagcctacctggttaaataaaggacttgttctcaactagcctacctggttaaataaaggacttgttctcaactagcctacctggttaaataaaggtgaaataaaaattgtcaaatagTACCATCTGGCATCTGGACCTGTTGTTGGGTCATCCCCGTGGCGATGGAGTCAGGCCAGAAGCGCTGTAGCGGCCTGTTCGGAGGAGGTTTCTTCTTGGTTTTGGGTGTCTCCGAAGAGCTGGCGTCCAGCATGGGCTGCAGGATCCGCCTCCGCGCGTTTATGAAcctgagagagaaggaggaaaggTTGGACCAATCACGAGAGGGGAAACAAGGGGTTTGACCAATCACTAAACTTGACACATTATTGGATTGTTCAAGCTAGGAGAGGTTGTTCTTTATGGTATTTTATAGTCTTAGGTGATAGTTCATGGTAGTGTGGCATGGGTTCATGTAACTCACCAGTTGTTGACTTGGAGGAGGCTCAGGTTAGTTTGGGTAGCGATCTGCTTCTTCTCATCCTCCGTGGGGTAGGGGTGCTatagaaataaaacaaaagtCATGCTCTGCTAAATCCACCCAACACCACTAATTCCTAgaatttacagtgttaaataacaatattaagaacaatattttttgtgaacaaatgttccATTTTGCCGTcataataaggttggtagcaacagGGAAAAATATTTGTGGAAATCCACAATGAAATGCTCTCTCTATGGGctggccagctagctagctagctacacacaataataccaaagaacATATCAGCATATAACGTTGCTCACAGAGTGGAGTCTGACATTTTCAAAGGCAGAaatacttttgaggagatgggaaacgtTGCCCATGCTACGTCAATGGAATGCGTGTGCACTCTGGACCATTCTGGGACAAGGAGCAATCTCCTTCAAAGAGGGAATGGGAGTCTATTGGACGCTGGCTCTAAACCCCAATATTAGCACGAATTTCatcaacaagaagtacaacataACAAATCTTTTCCGAGATAATTAACTCGCTATCTGTAGTATCGTGTAGCTTTGGAATCGTAACATTACgtactttcgaggaaaataggcACGTTTTTCGACATACACTGACTGAGAAGGAATTGTGTGACGATTAGCTTGGCAACcgcgtgacgcagcatgacaacgtgaaTGCAATTGGTCGACAATCTGCTGGGTGGGGCGTTATTCGTTCCTTCATTCATTGGATTACTCTCTCTTTTCTATAATATCTCTGGCAACtgcaccatgcaatgcaccctggactgaagaggcagacaaaggagaaatgtgcttaaattacacatttctcgaGGTAGGAGTATTGCAAAAATACGATCATAGGCTCATACGAGAGAAGACACCCTCCCGAGTTATAACAtcggccagtattgaaatctgacatgtatgatagacgtTTTCACCATCTAAAAGTCGTATTCCAGTGTAGTGAAAGAGACTTTATCACAATACTACGTCATACTGGCTGGGTTTCTGCCCGCTTAAAAACGCCAACAACTCAAGCTAcaaatgaaaacatgaaatgacccagggaATAGATAAatctctgagtgatgttctaCAAAAACAatttaacattcaaaatgggtgaaccttTCCTTTAAGTAGTTAGTGTTTTTATCTTGCACTGCAAGCCAATCAAATCCCAGAATCATTCCAGGTTGTAAACCTATAGAGTGTGCCTGTGTTCTACTCACCCCGATGTGCTGGAAGAGCCAAGAGCGCATGACGTTGGTGGCTTGTTTGGGAAGGACGCCACGCTTGTTCTTGGGTGAGCTGTCGTCGTGGTTGAAGAAACTCAGGTCCTGGTTGAGCTGTAGCTGGAGCTGAAGAGAGTTACAGTTAGGTTTCTATATTCTTTCACATTTACGCAGCGTGGTGGGGGGGGCTGTTCAGCGGGGCAGCGTGGTGGGGGGGTGCTGTTCAGCGTGGTGGGGGGGCTGTTCAGCGGGCAGTAAATGTCAGCCTCCAGATGTGTTTGTGTCTTACCTGTGTGTTCTGGATGCGTATGGTCTGGGGCGAGATGGACTGTGACACCACCTGGCCCTGTGAGTTGACTACTGTGACTGGTTGGTAGACTGTgccacctggaggaaacacaagGATCCAACAATGCTTTCAGAGTAGTCCTTATTTATTTTCATAAACTGCTGTTACAGAAACAGACAGCTGTACGCTAAGGGCCGGTTTCCACCACACAGATTAAGCCTCGCTCGTCCTGGACTCTCCATTGAAATATAATCCAGTACTAAACTTAATCTGTGATCGGGAAACCGCCCCATATGATTCCTATTGAGGTGAGGGAGGTGAGGGGTTTGGTGTCTGAGGCTCTACCTGTGGTTGTTGTATGCCAGGGTGACATACCTGCTATAACCTGTGTGGGGTTGACTGTTGTCACGGTTACGTTGCCT includes these proteins:
- the pknox1.1 gene encoding homeobox protein PKNOX1.1 isoform X2, with protein sequence MMAAQSDSIDKYMEGEQQMQGVEQADGEEGLDAASSPAPTEPQTPMDVDKASIYRHPLFPLLALLFEKCEQSTQGSDCVTSASFDVDIENFVRSQEKEGKAFFSEDPDLDNLMVKAIQVLRIHLLELEKVSDLCKDFCSRYISCLKTKMNSETLLSGEPGSPYSSGQGFSPTKIQTSSSFTGTLSPQGIVVPASALQQGNVTVTTVNPTQVIAGMSPWHTTTTGGTVYQPVTVVNSQGQVVSQSISPQTIRIQNTQLQLQLNQDLSFFNHDDSSPKNKRGVLPKQATNVMRSWLFQHIGHPYPTEDEKKQIATQTNLSLLQVNNWFINARRRILQPMLDASSSETPKTKKKPPPNRPLQRFWPDSIATGMTQQQVQMPDGTTVMMSVEGLRSLTSDGATLAVQQVMMGGHSEDESGDSGDEDDDDDDMAGLGLDNSDSLQ
- the pknox1.1 gene encoding homeobox protein PKNOX1.1 isoform X1, with amino-acid sequence MCLSRSANMMAAQSDSIDKYMEGEQQMQGVEQADGEEGLDAASSPAPTEPQTPMDVDKASIYRHPLFPLLALLFEKCEQSTQGSDCVTSASFDVDIENFVRSQEKEGKAFFSEDPDLDNLMVKAIQVLRIHLLELEKVSDLCKDFCSRYISCLKTKMNSETLLSGEPGSPYSSGQGFSPTKIQTSSSFTGTLSPQGIVVPASALQQGNVTVTTVNPTQVIAGMSPWHTTTTGGTVYQPVTVVNSQGQVVSQSISPQTIRIQNTQLQLQLNQDLSFFNHDDSSPKNKRGVLPKQATNVMRSWLFQHIGHPYPTEDEKKQIATQTNLSLLQVNNWFINARRRILQPMLDASSSETPKTKKKPPPNRPLQRFWPDSIATGMTQQQVQMPDGTTVMMSVEGLRSLTSDGATLAVQQVMMGGHSEDESGDSGDEDDDDDDMAGLGLDNSDSLQ
- the pknox1.1 gene encoding homeobox protein PKNOX1.1 isoform X3, which translates into the protein MCLSRSANMMAAQSDSIDKYMEGEQQMQGVEQADGEEGLDAASSPAPTEPQTPMDVDKASIYRHPLFPLLALLFEKCEQSTQGSDCVTSASFDVDIENFVRSQEKEGKAFFSEDPDLDNLMVKAIQVLRIHLLELEKVSDLCKDFCSRYISCLKTKMNSETLLSGEPGSPYSSGQGFSPTKIQTSSSFTGTLSPQGIVVPASALQQGNVTVTTVNPTQVIAGGTVYQPVTVVNSQGQVVSQSISPQTIRIQNTQLQLQLNQDLSFFNHDDSSPKNKRGVLPKQATNVMRSWLFQHIGHPYPTEDEKKQIATQTNLSLLQVNNWFINARRRILQPMLDASSSETPKTKKKPPPNRPLQRFWPDSIATGMTQQQVQMPDGTTVMMSVEGLRSLTSDGATLAVQQVMMGGHSEDESGDSGDEDDDDDDMAGLGLDNSDSLQ